One genomic region from Ornithinimicrobium flavum encodes:
- a CDS encoding sigma-70 family RNA polymerase sigma factor produces MGLPELASWGPEGDARTAAPLAGLVAETGGPAAGGLAPLVHLARAGEEDARRDLFEGVHRMAHRYARARLGTYPAAAELAADVAQEVCMAVMTALPRYEDRGVPFEAFVYRIAAHKVADAGRTQARQPVPVDHHRSDLLDSVAESAERTVVEGDQAARAWSMLSSLPSRLREILVLRVGVGLSAQETADALGMSAGAVRVAQHRALRELRERWAREGL; encoded by the coding sequence GTGGGGCTGCCCGAACTAGCGTCCTGGGGGCCCGAGGGGGATGCGCGGACCGCCGCGCCCCTCGCCGGACTCGTCGCGGAGACCGGCGGGCCGGCCGCGGGCGGGCTCGCCCCCCTGGTGCACCTGGCGCGGGCGGGGGAGGAGGACGCCCGACGGGATCTCTTCGAGGGTGTCCACCGGATGGCCCACCGGTATGCCCGGGCGCGGCTGGGGACCTACCCCGCGGCGGCCGAGCTGGCGGCCGACGTGGCGCAGGAGGTGTGCATGGCCGTCATGACGGCACTGCCCCGCTACGAGGACCGCGGGGTGCCGTTCGAGGCGTTCGTCTACCGCATCGCGGCGCACAAGGTGGCCGACGCCGGGCGCACCCAGGCCCGTCAACCGGTGCCGGTGGACCACCACCGGTCCGACCTCCTCGACTCGGTGGCCGAGAGCGCGGAGCGCACCGTCGTCGAGGGTGACCAGGCGGCGCGGGCCTGGTCGATGCTCTCCTCACTGCCGTCCCGGCTGCGGGAGATCCTGGTGCTCCGGGTGGGGGTGGGGCTCTCCGCGCAGGAGACGGCCGACGCGCTGGGGATGTCGGCCGGGGCGGTCCGGGTGGCGCAGCACCGGGCCCTGCGTGAACTGCGCGAGCGCTGGGCGAGGGAGGGACTGTGA
- a CDS encoding WhiB family transcriptional regulator, with translation MVETARQPGPVADLWEWQFQGACRTTSPEVFFHPEGERGPARRHRDERAKQVCASCPVLEQCRAHALSAREPYGVWGGMTEDERLAYYAATDPPG, from the coding sequence GTGGTCGAGACCGCCCGGCAGCCGGGACCGGTGGCCGACCTGTGGGAGTGGCAGTTCCAGGGTGCCTGCCGCACCACCAGCCCCGAGGTGTTCTTCCACCCCGAGGGTGAGCGAGGGCCGGCACGCCGGCACCGGGACGAGCGCGCGAAGCAGGTGTGCGCCTCCTGCCCCGTCCTGGAGCAGTGCCGTGCCCACGCCCTCAGCGCGCGGGAGCCCTACGGCGTGTGGGGCGGGATGACCGAGGACGAACGGCTGGCGTACTACGCGGCCACCGACCCCCCGGGCTGA